CCTAAAGGAGAGTTACCCCTAACCACAATATCATTTCGAGAATCATCCGCCCCTTGTACTCCCGCAAAGTTAGAAGCCATTCGCGCAGGGTCTCCTCTGCTTCCAGCGTAACGTTCCGTTTCTTCAACCGAAAATGTTCGGGCACTTACCGTGGCCATTTGGTTTGATGCTTCCCCCTGAAGCTTGTTACCAGAAATAACTACATCCTCCATAGTTATCATCGACTCCTCCATCTCTACATTAAATAAAACTTCCTTCGCAGAGTTTACAATTACATTGGTAATAACTACATCGGTATAACCCAGAGATTTAATAACCACATTGTATCTACCAATTGGGACATCGGTAATTTTAAATATGCCGGCAACATCTGTTGCTACTCCTTTTAATAGAATGGAGTCTGTGTAAATGGCAACGGTAGCACCAACTAATTCGAATTTTGATTCTTTGTCCTTAACCGAGCCTCTTATTCTTTGGGTGATTGATAAATCGGCTCTGTTAGTTTCAGCAGTTTCTTTGCTTGAATCGGATTGTGCTTGAATTATATTGCTGTGTATAGATGCGAAAATTAGAACCGCGGTAACTAAAAGGACAGTTGAATAAATATTTCTCATTTCTTGATTAATTGATTGAAGCAGAAAATTTTGCCAAAGATAAACTGATATTTTTAAATTAGACTTTATCACCTTCGTGGTGTATTTATATTAGTACGCAGAGTATTAATAGATAAAAGCCAAACCTCCATGAAAAGAACCGACAACAGATTAAGGCATTATTCTTTGGTAGCTACAGCGCTTATTACTGCTCCTATCTTATTCTTATGCAGATGTAGTTTATACAGATGTTAATCCTGATGTTACTTTAAACACTAGTGGTGAGACTTTCGGGATAGACTTAAATGGAGATTTGGTAGACGACTTTAGCATTAATATCAATGTGGGTATGGTCGCACCTTGTTTATATTCTTATGTTCAACCTTGGACACAATATGGTGTTGGATTGCATCAATTGTCATCTAACGGGTATTTCGCAATAAATGCAAATTTCAATTTCGTACTTGCAATTAATTCTGGTGTAGCAATTAATGATACAGATGTAACAGTTTGGGGTCAGACAGATAACCCTGGGACGTATTGTCTTAGCATTGGTGCCTCACAGCTTACGAATTATTATAACTTAGGAGTATCTGGGTATGGCAGTTATGGGTATTGGAAAGGCAGTTCTAATAAATATGTTGGTGTTAAGTTTAATGTGAATGGGAACCAGCATTTTGGCTGGATAAGTCTTACAATTCCCTTTGACTATAAGCAACTAATCATTCATGGATTTGCTTACGAAACTTGCGCGAACACGTCAATAGATGCTGGTCAAACTACGGGGAGTTGTATACCTACTTCAATAGAAAATGATTACGTTTCAAACAGATCGGTCTATAGTTTTGATAATGCAATCAATATTAGATTGGGTGATAATGAAAGCTTAGGTGAGGTTTCTGTTTATTCGGCGACAGGTCAACTCATACATAGTTCACACCTTTCGAAGTCGGTTACTCAGATTCAATTAAATGAAGAGGAAGGACTTTATTTAGTTAGGGTTACCTCTGGTAATGAGGAGTCCTCAGATAGAATCTATATAAAATAATTTCTGTTTTGAGTTTAATGAAGTGGCTGGAGAAGGAGATTTAATTCCATATCCATCCCTTGTCTTCCGATTCCTTTAATTTAATTATTAGCTTTGATTAAGAAGCAATTATTTTTAAATCATTCTATAAATACTCAAACATGAAAACATTACTTACCTCAATAATAATATTGGTTTTTTCTCTTAGCTCTCTCGCACAAGGATCTTCGGCTACAGATACTAAACATCCATCAAAACTTACTAAAGAGCAAATAGCAGGAACGGTCTTTGACAGCAAAGACGTTGAAAAATACAAGGATGAACTAGGAAGAAAGATGGTTGACTTTTATCAATTATATAGTTCTGACAAAAAATTTGCAGTTGGAATGACAACAGCCCCTGCAGGGAAACTAGAGTATTTAGACCACGAATATGGTACGGATGAAATGATGTATTTTATTTCGGGTGGAGTAACATTAACATCTGAAGATGGAACTGTTTTAGTAGTTGGGGAAGGAGAATGCGCTACTCTTGCAAAAGAATGGAAAGGTACTTGGGATACACAAGGCTATACCAAAATATGGGTTATTTATAGTAGAGAAGGCGGGGCGCTAGAATAACTTAATATAAAAAGATTCTTGGTGTAACTAATTCTGAGAAAATGACTGTTGATTATGTTTTAACCTCACCTTGGTTAAGTTATTGTTGAATGATTTGATCGCGTTTGGACTAAGAAACCATTCATTATTCAATACTTGTCTTATTCCAGTTATTATTGTTTGGGAAGAGTCTCCTTTGCAAATAAACCCATTGGCACCACTGCTCATAGCTTCAATAATATTTTTCTTGTCTCTTAGTTGAGAGTGTATAATTATTTTAATAAAAGGATTTCTTCCTTTCACATGCTCTATTAGTTCAATACCATCCATCCTTGGCATTGCTATACAGGTAATAATTAATCTAGGAGTTTCTTTTTGAAGCTCAACAAGTGCGGCGATACCATCACCCACTTCTATTATATCGTTAAAGAGTTCAATTTTATTTAAAACATTCACAAGCTTCTTTCTTGACACCGGATTGTTGTCGACTACTAAAACTTGTTGTGAGATTTTTAAATGTTTCATTAAATGATATGTAACACTAATTTATATCTTTTACGGCATATACAAATTACGTTGTTCTCTCATAAAGGTTAATCGGTATTTTTTCGTAAAAAAGAGATTAGCCTTTCTTTCGATAATGCCTTAAAATATAGAATTTAAGGAAAATATATAAACAAAAATATTTTCTAATTAAGATTAAAAGGTCGGGAATATTGAAACATTTTTATTAAATTAACGTAATTGGCTGATTAGATGGTATTAGTGACTGACTTGTTTGCCACTTTAACATCTTTAGTTGGAGTAATGTTATATTAAGAAGGAATAATAAAATGGCGAAGAGTGGTAATAGGTTTAATAATGAATTTGAGCAGATTCATGAGTTAATGGCGGATTTAAATGTAAAATTTGCTCGAGATCCAACCCTTAAGTATGTTCTGAAGGATGAATATGATGATTTGTTTGAGCAGTTTATAATGCTGGATACGAGTATTTATAATCACAAGAAGTTAGAAATAGATAGCAACGATAGGTTAGACATGTTAACGGATGCAATGGCATCCGTTGCCGATTTAGATTTCAGCAAGGAACTTGTTGTAGGGGGAGAAATGGACCATCTTGATTATATGGCTCTCAGTTATAACTTGATGCGAGAAAGATTAGAAGAAAAATTTCTAGTATCTCAGGGAAAAGAAATTATTAATTCGTTCCAAGACCTCTATCTGATAGTAGATGTAAATGGCAATGTTGTAGACTCGAATACAGCCCTCCAAAGGAAATTTAATCTCGCTCATAATGATGTTGTTGACAAGCCGATTAAATCATTCTTTGAGATGAAGGCGATTAACAACAATTTTGGAATTGATTATAATGTACGTCAGTCGGGGTTTGGAATATCTAGAAAGTACATTCCCAATACTGATGCTAGGTTTGTTCTTAAAGTTACGAACGGTAGCTTCACCTTTGATAGAGGAGAGAAAGATGGATACTGGTATAAAGTAGAGTCACATTCTACCTTGTTGTACAATCAAAAAACGATTAAAAATCGGGAGTATATTCTGGCTAGCCTAGATAGGCTCCATGCCCAAATCAAAAGAAATATAAACAAGACCGAAGACAGGCAGAGAATACTTGTCGAGATTAAAGAAATTAAGAAGGACGTGAAAGCGCTTGGGGGGTTTCAATCTAGGATATTGGAAAAGCTGGATGTCCTTTTGAACGAGGAATAATTTAGTTGAGAAACTTATTTGGTTGTAAAAATAAGTAGGCAGACTCCTTGTCATTAAAATATTTAGTTGGCCTATAAGGCTTATCAACCTTGAGCCAAAAATTGAAAAATATTTTGCTTAGTCGTTTATCCGAAAATACAGCTATCGAGCTCAAAGAACTGTAAGATTCTTCGGTAGCCCAATATTTCATAGCGCCATAATCTACGCTCTTGATATTTCGAATATCTACTAAGCCAGGATACAAATGACCTCCAGTATAGGCGATTCTATCCGCAACAATTTTCTTGGCAATTTCCAAGGAAACAACTAAATCTGGCGTATAAGTAGTATGAATAATTCCTTTCTCAATCCAAATTTTAAGATACTCTGTCTCAAACTGTTTTTTGCTTATTTCCATGAATTCGATTTTCTTTAAGTAAGTGTACGATAAAGTAAAAATATTTGTTACAAACCAAAACAACAAAGAAAGGATGACCAAATACAGCCAGATTATTGATTCAATACAAGAGAACATTAACAATGGAGTAAAAAATGGCGTTTTACATTTAACTGCCTTAGGGAAAAGGAATTCAAACCATGTTAAAATAGAACAAAAGTCGTTAGTCGGATTCTCGTCATACGGATATTTAGGATTAGAAAATAATTCGAAATTAATAGATGGTTGTAAGGAAGTTTTAGATAGTTATGGAACTCAATTTGGCTTTTCAAGGGCATTTATTTCATTAGATTTATATGATCAATTAGAGGATCTGTTGGCTAAAATATTTGAAGCTAAAACGATTGTTCTTCCTAGTACAACTTTGGCGCATCAAGCTGCTTTACCTGCTTTAATAAGCGATAACGATGCTGTCATTATGGATCAACATGCTCATGCGAGCATCCAAACTACTGTAAAACTACTTAAAGAAAGAGGTGTAAATGTTGAGCTTGTAAGACATAGTAGATGTGACCAGATAGAGGAAAAGTTTTTAAAACTAAAGGTTGGTCACGAGAAAGTATGGTATCTATCGGATGGTGTATATTCCATGTACGGAGATTATGCTCCTGCTAGACAGTTGGAAGTATTGATGAATAAGTATGATCAATTCCATTGGTATGTAGATGATGCCCATGGGATGAGTTGGGCTGGCTTACATGGGAAAGGGTACATTTTAGATCAAGTCAATCTTCACAGTCAGATGGTCCTAGTATCTTCATTGAGCAAAGCCTATGCTGCCACCGGAGGGGTAATAGTTTTACCAAACGATCGTTGGTATAATAGAATCAGGACAAGTGGGCCAACGTTAATATTTACGACACCTATTGCTCCTCCAATGCTTGGAATTGCAATTGCTTCAGCAAAACTTCATTTGTCTTCGGAGTTGAGAAATCTTCAGCAAGATCTCAAAAGTAAAATAGATTTCTTTTCAGCTAAGGTATCAGAGCTCAATTTGAAAGAGATCTCAAGAAATAGTTCGCCAATATTCTATTTGGCCACCAGCATGCCCAAGGTGAGTTATAATCTAACAAAGAAATTAATAGATAAGGGCTTTTATATCACTCCAACACAGTTTCCGGCTGTTTCTGCCAAGAATGCAGGTCTTCGTATTTGCGTTAATGTGCATCACGATAAAAATCAGATGAGCGAAGTTTTGAATCTGTTAGCTGATTTATATCCCATTGCATTAAAAGAGGAAGGTGTAAAGGTGGAAAACGTAGATAAGTTCTTTAAAATTGAAAGTACGGTAGAAAGCAAATTAGATCAAACCTCAGAAAAAGCAGGAGAATTAACTTTGGAGAGGTATAGATCAATAAAGGATATTGATAAAACAATCTGGAATAGCCTTTTAGGAAATAATGGTTCGTTTGATTGGGATGGATTGGTTTTTTTAGAGAAAACATTTACAGATAATCCAAAGAAAGAGAATAACTGGGACTTCTATTATTTTCTTATTAAGGATATTAACGATGATTATATACTCGCGACTTTTTTCACAAAATGCCTTTGTAAAGATGATATTTTTAAGCCTTCGGTAATATCAGAGGAATTAGAAGATTACAGAAAAATGGACCCATATTTATTGTGTACAGAGTCGTTAATGATGGGATGTTTATTGACAGAAGGTGAACATCTTTATCTAGATAGAACAAGTAATTATTGGCAAGAAGCTTTTCTTGTTTTGTATAACGAATTGGTCGACCTGCAAGAGAAAACGAAGGTCAATGCCATTTATTTAAGAGATTTTGATAAGGATGACCAGGAATTGTCAGATTTATTTATTGCAAGTGGTTTTATTAAAACAGATTTGCCGGATTATTCTCATGAGTTAACCAATTTAAATTGGCAAACAAAAGAAGAATTGTTACAACCCCTTAAAAAGAAAAAAAGGCAACAACTGCGCCAAGATACTTTTAACTATGAGGAGAAATATGAAATCAAGATAAAAAAAAGTGTTCCTGAGGTTAAGTTGAAAGAATATTACAAGCTTTATCAAAATGTAAAGGAAGGAAGCTACATTATCAACACATTCGATTTGCCTTTTAAGACCTTTATAAATATGAATGAGGATAATGGGTGGGAGATGATAGAGTTGAGTTTGAAGGAAAGCGAATACCCAAAAGGGAGTGATAAACATCCAATCGCTGTTGTCTTTTGTTATAAAACAAAGAACACTTATACACCTTTATTAATAGGACTAGACTATTCCTATAAATTTTCTCATAAAAACTATAAGCAAGCTGTTTATCAAATTGCTAAAAGAGCAAGCTATTTGGGAGTTAGAAAAGTGTTTTATGGTATAACCGCAAGCGTAGAGAAGAGGAGAATTGGAGCCAGAGCTATTCCCAAATCAGTATTCGTTCAATTACAAGATAGTTACAATATGGAAGTTTTGGAGATGAATAATGTAGGCCAAGCCGCTAATTAACCAATCTCAAGAGATTTTATCGCATTAAATTCGTCATGGCTTAACAGGATGTGTTCCAAGAGATTTATTGCATTCTTTTCTCGTCTAATTTCATTCATAGATTTTTCATAGCATTCATTATCAATGTATACCTCGCCTGTTTCTATTTGGAGTTTGTAAACATTTATTCTTAATTCAGATCGTTTAATCATTCTTGAATAAACTTTATTTTTCACAGGATCAACTGTAAACGCTTTGTCAATATCTTTTCTTAATCCTTTAATTTTCTTCAGCTCGCAATCTAGAGCCCTGAGTTCTTGTTTCATCTTATTATATTCTTAATTCAATTAGACATCAGCTTGTTTGGTTAAACTTATTTCTTCGATAATTTGAATTGAAAATTTTGATATTTTCATATCTGGTAGCCAGCTATACGGCACTTGGTCATTAATGTTTGGTAACCGCGAAGGTAATATGAATAGTTACGTATTAGTGCGTAATAATTAGATTAAAAATTAAGTATTATTCTATAGTGTTGAGGATTAGAGTAATTATGGTAGATGGGTTTAAGTTATATACATAGAAAGTTTTTTCCGGCATACCTTTTGAATTTTGCCAATTCTTTAGGCACAACAGTTCTAATGCCTATACTTCCATTTATCATACTTGGAAATGGAGCACCCAAATGGGTTTTTGGTTTGTTTATTTCTCTATACTCCATCTTTCAATTTATAGGGTCTCCTGTTTTGGGGGCAATGTCGGACAGGCTAGGTCGTAAACCGGTTTTGCTTATTAGTCATGTTGGTACTTTATTAAGTTGGTTCATCTTTCTTGGTGCACTCTACAGTCCTAAATATGAACTATGGGGAACGATGCTCCCCTTATGGATAATTGGAGTATCCAGAATTTTGGATGGGCTTACTGGAGGCAATACGTCTGTTGCAAATGCCTATGTTGCAGATATAACAACCAGAAAAGAAAAGTTATATATCTTTGGCTACATCGGTGGAATAACGGGAGTAGCGATGATGCTTGGTCCTGGAATAGGTGGCTTCACGGCATCTCGAGAACTCGGACATGCAGGAACAATACTCACTGCAATATTCATTTCAGTAATTACTTTGATTTCCATTTTTGCATGGTTAAAAGAATCTCTGCCGGTGGAGAAAAGGGTCAAAGCAAATGGGGAAAGCATATTGGGCTTGTTTAATATTTCGAAGCGGATGAAGGTAATTAACCCCGACAAGCAGATTAAGGTCTTGTTTGTTATGAAGTTGCTATTTACCGCAATGATGGGAACATACATTGGTTCTATTGCTTTGTTTATTATAGACACATTTGGCTTTGATGAAAAAGAGTTAGGTATGTTTATGTTAGTTGTGGGATTATTTTTGGCATTTAATCAAGCATTTGTTTCGAAGGTATTTATTAAAAGATTGGGCGAGTTTAAAACCTTAATACTTGGCTTATTGCTTGTTACCATTGGGCTGTTTAGTATTACCATGACAAGTAATCTCTACTATTTCTTTGCTTACTATTATGTAATGAATTTAGGTTTATCGCTTTGCTTTCCAACCTTTAATGCATTGATAGCAATTCATGCAAACAATTCCCATAAAGGAGAAACATTGGGGGTAAGCGAATCTATTAGCTCATTTAGCTTGGCGCTATTCCCTGTTCTGTCGGCGATTATATACACGATAATCGGAGAACATTTATTTCACTTTGTATCATGTCTTCCTTTTGTCGGACTAATATTAGGTTTATTTAGCACGAAGATTATTAAGGATTGATAGTTTGCACACATAACTATTGACGGTAGATCCACAGACTTACACAGCACATTTCCTTATACTTGCACTACCAAACGTAGTTAATTGAAAATAAGGGATATCATACTATTTTTTCTTGGGCTGATATTAATATCAACAGCAGTATTATCTGTCTTTCCTTCGGATGGTTTACCGGTGGGAT
This is a stretch of genomic DNA from Flavobacteriales bacterium. It encodes these proteins:
- a CDS encoding DUF861 domain-containing protein, with the protein product MKTLLTSIIILVFSLSSLAQGSSATDTKHPSKLTKEQIAGTVFDSKDVEKYKDELGRKMVDFYQLYSSDKKFAVGMTTAPAGKLEYLDHEYGTDEMMYFISGGVTLTSEDGTVLVVGEGECATLAKEWKGTWDTQGYTKIWVIYSREGGALE
- a CDS encoding T9SS type A sorting domain-containing protein yields the protein MVDDFSININVGMVAPCLYSYVQPWTQYGVGLHQLSSNGYFAINANFNFVLAINSGVAINDTDVTVWGQTDNPGTYCLSIGASQLTNYYNLGVSGYGSYGYWKGSSNKYVGVKFNVNGNQHFGWISLTIPFDYKQLIIHGFAYETCANTSIDAGQTTGSCIPTSIENDYVSNRSVYSFDNAINIRLGDNESLGEVSVYSATGQLIHSSHLSKSVTQIQLNEEEGLYLVRVTSGNEESSDRIYIK
- a CDS encoding carboxypeptidase-like regulatory domain-containing protein; translated protein: MRNIYSTVLLVTAVLIFASIHSNIIQAQSDSSKETAETNRADLSITQRIRGSVKDKESKFELVGATVAIYTDSILLKGVATDVAGIFKITDVPIGRYNVVIKSLGYTDVVITNVIVNSAKEVLFNVEMEESMITMEDVVISGNKLQGEASNQMATVSARTFSVEETERYAGSRGDPARMASNFAGVQGADDSRNDIVVRGNSPLG
- a CDS encoding response regulator transcription factor yields the protein MKHLKISQQVLVVDNNPVSRKKLVNVLNKIELFNDIIEVGDGIAALVELQKETPRLIITCIAMPRMDGIELIEHVKGRNPFIKIIIHSQLRDKKNIIEAMSSGANGFICKGDSSQTIITGIRQVLNNEWFLSPNAIKSFNNNLTKVRLKHNQQSFSQN
- a CDS encoding MFS transporter; amino-acid sequence: MGLSYIHRKFFPAYLLNFANSLGTTVLMPILPFIILGNGAPKWVFGLFISLYSIFQFIGSPVLGAMSDRLGRKPVLLISHVGTLLSWFIFLGALYSPKYELWGTMLPLWIIGVSRILDGLTGGNTSVANAYVADITTRKEKLYIFGYIGGITGVAMMLGPGIGGFTASRELGHAGTILTAIFISVITLISIFAWLKESLPVEKRVKANGESILGLFNISKRMKVINPDKQIKVLFVMKLLFTAMMGTYIGSIALFIIDTFGFDEKELGMFMLVVGLFLAFNQAFVSKVFIKRLGEFKTLILGLLLVTIGLFSITMTSNLYYFFAYYYVMNLGLSLCFPTFNALIAIHANNSHKGETLGVSESISSFSLALFPVLSAIIYTIIGEHLFHFVSCLPFVGLILGLFSTKIIKD
- a CDS encoding aminotransferase class I/II-fold pyridoxal phosphate-dependent enzyme, coding for MYDKVKIFVTNQNNKERMTKYSQIIDSIQENINNGVKNGVLHLTALGKRNSNHVKIEQKSLVGFSSYGYLGLENNSKLIDGCKEVLDSYGTQFGFSRAFISLDLYDQLEDLLAKIFEAKTIVLPSTTLAHQAALPALISDNDAVIMDQHAHASIQTTVKLLKERGVNVELVRHSRCDQIEEKFLKLKVGHEKVWYLSDGVYSMYGDYAPARQLEVLMNKYDQFHWYVDDAHGMSWAGLHGKGYILDQVNLHSQMVLVSSLSKAYAATGGVIVLPNDRWYNRIRTSGPTLIFTTPIAPPMLGIAIASAKLHLSSELRNLQQDLKSKIDFFSAKVSELNLKEISRNSSPIFYLATSMPKVSYNLTKKLIDKGFYITPTQFPAVSAKNAGLRICVNVHHDKNQMSEVLNLLADLYPIALKEEGVKVENVDKFFKIESTVESKLDQTSEKAGELTLERYRSIKDIDKTIWNSLLGNNGSFDWDGLVFLEKTFTDNPKKENNWDFYYFLIKDINDDYILATFFTKCLCKDDIFKPSVISEELEDYRKMDPYLLCTESLMMGCLLTEGEHLYLDRTSNYWQEAFLVLYNELVDLQEKTKVNAIYLRDFDKDDQELSDLFIASGFIKTDLPDYSHELTNLNWQTKEELLQPLKKKKRQQLRQDTFNYEEKYEIKIKKSVPEVKLKEYYKLYQNVKEGSYIINTFDLPFKTFINMNEDNGWEMIELSLKESEYPKGSDKHPIAVVFCYKTKNTYTPLLIGLDYSYKFSHKNYKQAVYQIAKRASYLGVRKVFYGITASVEKRRIGARAIPKSVFVQLQDSYNMEVLEMNNVGQAAN